Proteins from a single region of Pelagicoccus enzymogenes:
- a CDS encoding metallophosphatase: protein MDRRRFLGTAGLGLTVLSGALGRVADHRPKLTILQTNDTHSRIDPFPMDGSRNQGLGGIARRKVLVDRIRDREEHTLLVDSGDMFQGTPYYNLYGGEVEIEAMNRVGYDVATVGNHEFDNGIAGLEKTMPLARFEWVSSNLDWSGAKSLAPLVKPWTIREIGPFKVGLFGVLCELKGMVASHNHVGVIYLDPVESARRSVAELKARGCNLIVCLSHMGYRTRYEGEQMRDDRFPAQVEGIDLVLGGHSHTFLDDLVALPRKGGGVTRVTQQGWAGMRLGRVEVRLERGDGLAMRQDPLVVA from the coding sequence ATGGACAGGAGACGTTTTTTGGGAACTGCGGGGCTGGGATTGACGGTACTTTCTGGCGCGCTCGGCCGTGTGGCGGACCATCGGCCGAAGCTGACGATTTTGCAGACGAACGATACGCACTCGCGCATCGATCCGTTTCCGATGGATGGCAGCCGCAATCAAGGCTTGGGCGGAATCGCTAGACGGAAGGTATTGGTCGATCGGATACGCGACCGGGAGGAGCATACGCTGTTGGTCGATAGCGGCGACATGTTTCAAGGGACGCCTTACTATAACCTCTACGGAGGGGAGGTGGAAATCGAAGCCATGAACCGTGTCGGCTACGATGTGGCCACGGTGGGGAACCATGAGTTCGACAATGGAATTGCGGGCTTGGAGAAGACGATGCCTTTGGCCCGCTTCGAGTGGGTTTCCAGCAATTTGGACTGGAGTGGAGCGAAGTCGCTCGCCCCCTTGGTCAAGCCTTGGACGATCAGGGAGATCGGGCCGTTCAAGGTGGGCTTGTTCGGCGTTTTGTGCGAGTTGAAGGGCATGGTTGCGTCTCACAATCATGTGGGGGTGATTTACTTGGATCCGGTGGAGTCGGCGCGTCGTTCGGTTGCGGAACTGAAGGCCCGCGGCTGCAACCTGATCGTTTGCCTTTCGCACATGGGTTACCGCACCCGCTACGAAGGAGAGCAGATGCGGGACGACCGTTTTCCGGCGCAGGTTGAGGGGATCGACTTGGTCTTGGGCGGGCATTCGCACACCTTTTTGGACGATTTGGTAGCGTTGCCGCGCAAAGGTGGCGGCGTGACGCGGGTGACGCAGCAAGGCTGGGCGGGGATGCGGCTCGGTCGCGTCGAGGTGAGGCTGGAGCGAGGGGATGGCCTGGCGATGAGGCAGGATCCGTTAGTGGTGGCTTGA
- a CDS encoding pyrophosphate--fructose-6-phosphate 1-phosphotransferase, protein MKVKKVGILTAGGLAPCLSSAIGGLIQRYTEIDPDVEIICYKNGYYGLLKGLSYEVTPEVRKNAGNLHLFGGSPIGNSRVKLTNVKDCVKRGLVKEGEDPQKVAADQLVKDGVDVLHTIGGDDTNTAAADLAAYLAKNDYALRVIGLPKTIDNDVYPIKQSLGAYTAAEHGANYFENVVAEHNSSPRMLIIHEVMGRHCGWLAAYTAYEYHKRQKCRYWVPEIGLSRERHDVHAVYVPELSIDLEAEAARLRKQLDEHDAVNIFLSEGAGVADIVAQKEAAGEEIIRDAFGHVQLDFINPGQYFAKQFKELIGAEKVLVQKSGYYSRAAAANAKDLNLIKSCTDKAVEAAFAGESGVIGHDENNRDILRACEFERVAGGKPFNTNEPWFDELLSEIGQPKGKVQDTSH, encoded by the coding sequence ATGAAAGTTAAGAAAGTAGGTATCCTTACGGCAGGCGGCTTGGCCCCTTGTCTTTCCTCGGCAATTGGCGGCTTGATTCAGCGCTACACGGAAATCGATCCGGACGTGGAGATCATTTGCTACAAGAACGGCTACTACGGCTTGCTCAAGGGCTTGAGCTACGAGGTGACTCCGGAGGTTCGCAAGAACGCGGGCAATCTGCACTTGTTTGGCGGCAGCCCGATCGGCAACAGCCGCGTGAAGCTGACCAACGTGAAGGATTGCGTGAAGCGCGGTTTGGTGAAGGAAGGCGAAGATCCACAGAAGGTGGCTGCTGACCAGTTGGTGAAGGACGGCGTGGACGTGTTGCACACCATCGGTGGCGACGACACCAACACCGCGGCGGCGGATCTCGCGGCCTACTTGGCGAAGAACGACTACGCCCTGCGCGTGATCGGTCTGCCCAAGACCATCGACAACGACGTTTACCCGATCAAGCAGTCCCTCGGCGCCTATACGGCGGCGGAGCACGGGGCGAACTATTTTGAAAACGTGGTGGCGGAGCACAATTCCAGCCCCCGTATGCTGATCATCCATGAGGTGATGGGTCGCCATTGCGGTTGGCTCGCGGCTTACACGGCCTACGAGTACCACAAGCGCCAGAAGTGCCGCTACTGGGTGCCGGAAATCGGCCTCTCGCGCGAGCGTCACGACGTGCATGCGGTCTACGTGCCGGAGCTCAGCATCGATCTGGAAGCGGAGGCGGCTCGCTTGCGCAAGCAGCTGGACGAGCACGACGCGGTCAACATCTTCCTCTCTGAGGGCGCCGGCGTGGCCGACATCGTGGCCCAGAAGGAAGCGGCGGGCGAGGAGATCATCCGTGACGCTTTCGGTCACGTGCAGCTCGACTTCATCAACCCAGGCCAGTACTTCGCCAAGCAGTTCAAGGAACTGATCGGGGCGGAGAAGGTGCTCGTGCAGAAGAGCGGCTACTACTCTCGCGCGGCGGCGGCCAACGCCAAGGATCTCAACCTTATCAAGAGCTGCACGGACAAGGCTGTGGAAGCGGCCTTCGCGGGCGAGAGCGGCGTGATCGGCCACGACGAAAACAACCGCGACATCCTGCGGGCTTGCGAATTCGAGCGCGTGGCGGGCGGCAAGCCGTTCAACACGAACGAGCCTTGGTTCGACGAGTTGCTCTCGGAGATCGGCCAGCCTAAGGGCAAGGTGCAGGATACGAGCCACTAA